The following coding sequences lie in one Cinclus cinclus chromosome 15, bCinCin1.1, whole genome shotgun sequence genomic window:
- the ZDHHC9 gene encoding palmitoyltransferase ZDHHC9 — translation MSVMVARKKVVRKWEKLPGRNTFCCDGRIMMARQKGIFYLTLFLILGTCALFFAFECRYLAVQLSPAIPVFAAVLFLFAMATLLRTSFSDPGVIPRALPDEAAFIEMEIEATNGTVPQGQRPPPRIKNFQINNQIVKLKYCYTCKIFRPPRASHCSICDNCVERFDHHCPWVGNCVGKRNYRYFYLFILSLSLLTIYIFTFNIVYVALKSLKIGFLNTLKETPGTVLEVLICFFTLWSVVGLTGFHTFLVALNQTTNEDIKGSWTGKNRVQNPYSHGNIVKNCCEVLCGPLPPSVLDRRGILQQEESTAQEGSCPRAPGTQEPPATQGPGQAQEGGTKHQDGRIAPPSAVPVLSMSDTEMPEKQQTPGELPVPSPDAGRAEH, via the exons ATGTCGGTGATGGTGGCGAGGAAGAAGGTGGTTCGGAAATGGGAAAAGCTGCcgggcaggaacaccttctgCTGCGACGGCCGCATCATGATGGCCCGGCAGAAGGGCATCTTCTACCTGACGCTCTTCCTCATCCTCGGCACCTGCGCCCTCTTCTTCGCCTTCGA GTGCAGGTACCTGGCTGtgcagctgtccccagccatcCCCGTGTTTGCAGCAGTTCTCTTCCTGTTTGCCATGGCCACGCTGCTGCGGACGAGCTTCAGCGACCCCGGCGTGatccccagggctctgcccgACGAGGCAGCCTTCATTGAGATGGAGATTG AGGCCACCAACGGGACCGTGCCGCAGGGTCAGCGCCCGCCCCCGCGCATCAAGAACTTCCAGATCAACAACCAGATCGTGAAGCTCAAGTACTGCTACACGTGTAAGATCTTCCGGCCGCCCCGTGCCTCGCACTGCAGCATCTGTGACAACTGCGTGG AGCGCTTTGACCATCACTGTCCCTGGGTGGGCAACTGTGTGGGGAAGAGGAACTACCGCTACTTCTACCTCTTCATCCTCTCGCTCTCCCTCCTCACCATCTACATCTTCACCTTCAACATCGTCTACGTAGCACTGA AATCTCTGAAGATTGGGTTTCTGAACACGTTGAAGGAAACCCCAGGGAC TGTGCTGGAGGTGCTCATCTGTTTCTTCACGCTGTGGTCGGTGGTGGGGCTAACTGGGTTCCACACCTTCCTGGTGGCACTGAATCAGACAACCAACGAAGAC ATTAAGGGGTCCTGGACTGGGAAGAACCGCGTGCAGAATCCCTACAGCCATGGTAACATAGTGAAGAACTGCTGCGAGGTGCTCTGCGGGCCCCTGCCTCCCAG TGTCCTGGACAGACGGGgcatcctgcagcaggaggagagcaCAGCTCAGGAGGGGTCATGCCCGCGGGCACCTGGCACACAGGAGCCCCCAGCCACGCAGGGCCCTGGGCAGGCCCAGGAGGGTGGCACGAAGCATCAGGATGGCCGCATTGCTCCCCCCAGTGCC gtccctgtgctgtccaTGAGTGACACCGAGATGCCGGAGAAGCAGCAAACGCCCGGGGAGCTCCCGGTGCCCTCCCCGGACGCTGGGCGAGCGGAGCACTAG
- the SASH3 gene encoding SAM and SH3 domain-containing protein 3, whose translation MLRRKPSNAGDKEPGHRKLSLQRSSSFKDFNKPKVSSPVSSEEFNLEENIPEDDAGPEEAVRSSGTKLGRKWRAVISRTMNRKMGRMAVRAMAEGKQGEVEEEGSPCPLSPSSSTEEHSHGEQSHEKVPLSYLELEEEDGRPALARQMSSGSDIPSPTDPGDSRRLEQTVPAYTGPFCGRARVHTDFTPSPYDKDSLKLRKGDIIGIIEKPPVGTWTGLLNNRVGSFKFIYVDVIPEETVPARRSRGSSRNKRLKPKTLHELLERINLQEHIPTLLLNGYQTLEDFKELRETHLNELHITDPQHRAKLLTAAELLLDYDTASEPEDGDTSEALPSPSEPKWDIPRDSGCFEGSEALDGSREEAELGGPKEQLGALSMAESP comes from the exons ATGCTGCGCCGCAAGCCGTCCAACGCCGGGGACAAGGAGCCGGGACACAGGAAG ctttcCCTACAGCGTTCCAGCAGCTTCAAGGACTTCAACAAACCCAAGGTCAGCTCCCCCGTGTCAAGCGAGGAGTTCAACCTGGAGGAGAAT ATCCCCGAGGATGATGCCGGTCCCGAGGAGGCCGTGCGGAGCAGCGGGACCAAGCTGGGCAGGAAGTGGCGGGCGGTGATCTCGCGCACCATGAACCGCAAGATGGGCAGGATGGCTGTGAGAGCGATGGCCGAGGGGAAG CAGggagaggtggaggaggaggggtCCCCGTGCCCCCTGTCCCCAAGCAGCAGCACGGAGGAGCACAGCCATGGTGAGCAGAGCCATGAAAAGGTGCCCCTGTCGtacctggagctggaggaggaggacggGCGCCCAGCCCTCGCACGCCAGATGTCCAGCG GCAGTGACATTCCCAGTCCCACCGATCCCGGGGACAGCCGGCGGCTGGAGCAGACCGTGCCAGCCTACACTGGCCCCTTCTGCGGCCGGGCCCGCGTCCACACCGACTTCACCCCCAGCCCCTATGACAAGGACTCCCTGAAGCTGCGG AAAGGGGACATCATCGGCATCATCGAGAAGCCGCCTGTGGGCACCTGGACCGGGCTGCTCAACAACAGGGTGGGCTCCTTCAAGTTCATCTATGTGGATGTGATCCCTGAGGAGACAGTCCCTGCCCGCAGGAGCCGGGGCTCCAGCCGTAACAAGCGCCTCAAGCCCAAGACCCTGCATGAGCTGCTGGAGCGCATCAACCTGCAG GAACACATCCCCACCCTCCTGCTCAACGGGTACCAGACCCTGGAGGACTTCAAGGAGCTGCGGGAGACGCACCTGAACGAGCTGCACATCACGGACCCCCAGCACCGCGCCAAGCTGCTCACAGCCGCCGAGCTCCTCCTGGACTATGACA CAGCCAGTGAGCCCGAGGATGGCGACACCTCCGAGGCCCTGCCGTCGCCCTCAGAGCCCAAATGGGACATTCCCCGGGACTCCGGCTGCTTCGAGGGATCAGAGGCCCTGGATGGCAGCCGGGAGGAGGCCGAGCTGGGGGGTcccaaggagcagctgggggctCTCTCCATGGCAGAATCCCCCTGA
- the XPNPEP2 gene encoding xaa-Pro aminopeptidase 2 — protein sequence MCPPLWIAVWALLLHGCAAGRAPQAPSPRNDIRDCSADPPYLPPTATNTTARLAALRGLMRTQGAHAYIVPSTDAHMSEYISERDARLGWLTGFTGSAGTAVVTQDKAALWTDSRYWTQAERELDCNWELHRTTSIESIGMWILEAVPADGNVTLDPFLFSIDTWNSYSRALQGSGRTLLPLETNLVDQAWGDQRPLPSSSEIYSLPAEFTGSSWQEKVVRIRQRMEQHPRRPTAVLLSGLEETAWLFNLRGDDIPYNPVFYSYTLLTGTTISLFLDESRLSAAARGSLRSGCPGPLCVELQEYRQVSAHLRRYTQDNVTVWLGTEYTTYGLYGIIPQEKLLEENYSPVMMTKAVKNAHEQEMLRAAHVRDAVAVIQYLLWLEKTVPQGQVDEFSGAQHIDALRWAQEHSRGPSFQSISASGLNAALAHYSPSNGSSRTLSAREMYLFDTGGQYLDGTTDITRTVHWSEPTPLQKEAYTRVLMGNIDLSRLIFPSNTAGRTVESFARRALWDVGLNYGHGTGHGIGNFLSVHEWPVGFQSNNVPLEAGMFTSIEPGYYRDGEFGIRIEDVALVVEAQTEHQSGETFLTFEVVSLVPYDRNLIDLSLLSPEQIRYLNSYYERIRAHVGPELRRQRLEEEYAWLQESTEPFPVSRAGTVAAGTLALAPLLSVLLSGLGA from the exons ATGTGTCCCCCGCTCTGGATCGCAGTCTGGGCGCTCCTGCTCCACG GCTGTGCCGCAGGGCGGGCGCCGCAGGCTCCTTCCCCCAGGAATGACATCCGGGACTGCTCCGCGGACCCTCCG tACCTGCCACCGACAGCCACCAACACGACGGCGCGTCTGGCCGCGCTGCGGGGCCTCATGCGGACCCAGGGCGCCCACGCCTACATCGTGCCCTCCACCGATGCCCACATG AGCGAGTACATCTCCGAGCGGGACGCACGGCTGGGCTGGCTCACCGGCTTCACCGgctctgcag GCACCGCTGTGGTAACGCAGGACAAGGCTGCCCTGTGGACTGACAGCCGCTACTGGACCCAGGCAGAGCGGGAGCTGGACTGCAACTGGGAGCTGCACAGGACAA CCTCGATCGAGTCCATCGGGATGTGGATCCTGGAGGCGGTTCCTGCGGATGGGAACGTCACTTTAGatcccttccttttctccatcG ACACCTGGAACAGCTACAgccgggctctgcagggctctggcCGGACCCTGCTCCCCCTCGAGACCAACCTTGTGGATCAGGCATGGGGTGACCAGAGACCACTTCCCTCCTCCAGCGAGATCTACAGCCTCCCAGCAGAGTTCACAG ggagcagctggcaggAGAAGGTGGTCAGGATCCGGCAGCGGATGGAGCAGCACCCGCGGCGCCCCACAGCCGTGCTGCTGTCGGGGCTGGAGGAGACCGCCT GGCTTTTCAACCTCCGCGGGGATGACATCCCCTACAACCCCGTCTTCTACTCCTACACCCTCCTGACCGGCACGACCATAAG CCTGTTCCTGGATGAATCCCGGCTctcggcggcggcgcggggctcCCTGCGCTCGGGCTGCCCGGGGCCGCTGTGCGTGGAGCTGCAGGAGTACAGGCAGGTGAGCGCCCACCTGCGCCGCTACACCCAGGACAACGTCACCGTGTGGCTGGGCACCGAGTACACCACCTACGGGCTCTACGGCATCATCCCCCAG gagaagctgctggaggagaacTACTCGCCCGTCATGATGACCAAGGCTGTGAAAAACGCCCACGAGCAGGAGATGCTGCGAGCTGCCCAT GTCCGGGACGCCGTGGCTGTCATCCAGTACCTGCTGTGGTTGGAGAAGACAGTCCCACAGGGGCAGGTGGATGAGTTTTCAGGGGCTCAGCACATCGATGCCCTTCGCTG GGCCCAGGAGCACAGCCGTGGGCCCAGCTTCCAATCCATCTCGGCCAGCGGGCTCAACGCAGCGCTGGCTCACTACAG CCCCTCCAACGGGAGCAGCCGGACACTGTCTGCCAGAGAGATGTACCTGTTTGACACCGGAGGGCAGTATCT GGACGGGACAACAGACATCACTCGCACAGTGCACTGGAGTGAGCCCACCCCGCTGCAGAAG GAAGCCTACACCCGTGTGCTGATGGGCAACATTGACCTCTCCCGCCTCATCTTCCCATCCAACACAGCAG GGAGAACAGTGGAGTCCTTTGCTCGCCGGGCACTCTGGGATGTTGGACTCAACTACGGCCACGGCACTGGCCACGGCATTGGCAACTTCCTCTCAGTCCACGAGT GGCCCGTGGGTTTCCAGTCTAACAACGTCCCACTGGAGGCCGGCATGTTCACCTCCATAG AGCCCGGGTATTACCGGGACGGTGAGTTCGGGATCCGCATTGAGGACGTCGCCCTCGTGGTGGAGGCACAGACTGAG CACCAGAGCGGGGAGACCTTTCTGACCTTCGAGGTGGTGTCCCTGGTGCCCTATGACCGCAACCTCATCGACCTCAgcctcctgtccccagagcag ATCCGGTACCTGAACTCCTACTACGAGAGGATCCGGGCGCACGTGGGGCCGGAGCTGCGGCGGCAGCGGCTGGAGGAGGAGTACGCGTGGCTGCAGGAGAGCACCGAGCCCTTCCCGGTGAGCAGAGCCGGCACGGTGGCCGCGGGCACGCTGGCCCTCGCCCCGCTGCTCTCGGTGCTGCTCAGCGGGCTGGGAGCCTGA
- the UTP14A gene encoding U3 small nucleolar RNA-associated protein 14 homolog A, translating to MATLTSRGRALRQGAKARRDTRWSFAAVPACGAMADEEDPTAAAAGSGSESEEGEDGGRRHRQLLEAISALSGRKRRKLAERSEATGQVSEFNVTCKGAGEKLVLSELLQPIHPKSTLGSVRKELARVKQKAAVELPLSKEEAKRVVREAAYVTTSKDVGKWQQVVLQNRRAEQLVFPLRQDIATVTPLERATSAWKARTPLEQEIFGLLHKTQQPITDPLLTAEEMASLQAMSLEEARRRRAELQKARAVQSYYEAKARRAKRIKSKKYHRVLKKSRRRQALKEFEQLHKSDPAAALARLEELEQLRMQERMSLKHQNKGKWARSRAIMAKYDLEARKAMQEQLARNKELMQKVRVEPPEEEPCEVPEGDTTALPVPTGASGANPWMLGKPSGPGPEPEVQEGPRDDTVPGAVENKDEMEEQEEEELSEEEAMLQDFEQKRRERTGNPKGHSEEHGAAEEPRDSPVPPVCVKEPRDSPVPPACAEELVSAGPEPPLQAQEQLLLSEQLHRVQTMEDMENLAKEEPVEEQEKLVAPRAGKRARQQEEGRAGDRHSKKTAAKRKMISLEAVLDGKPQEMDCPILPVVLEEEEGGMEQHGMITEAFAGDDVVADFRREKRKAEEAAKPQPVNLVLPGWGEWGGTGLKPSARKVKRFLIKPPPAPPRKDQHLPHVILSEKRNIHAAAHQVSELPFPFERHQQFEQSMQTPVGPTWNTQRAFQKLTAPRVITRTGHIIQPISAEDVPDTAPGSGARLRGEAMPGRKAEPGRKAVPGRKAVPGRRAVPRGKAVPRGKAVPTVKAEPRGKMQPQHSRAR from the exons ATGGCAACCCTGACGTCACGGGGGCGCGCTTTGCGGCAGGGCGCGAAGGCTCGGCGCGACACTCGGTGGAGCTTTGCGGCAGTACCGGCGTGCGGAGCCATGGCGGACGAGGAGGACCCCacagcggcggcggccgggagCGGCAGCGAGAGCGAGGAGGGG GAGGATGGCGGGCGGCGGCACCGGCAGCTCCTGGAGGCGATCAGCGCCTTGTCCGGACGGAAACG GCGGAAGCTGGCGGAGCGGTCGGAGGCGACCGGGCAGGTGTCCGAGTTCAATGTCACCTGCAAAG GTGCTGGGGAAAAGCTGGTTCTGtcggagctgctgcagcccatccatcccaaatccacacTGGGCAGCGTGAGGAAGGAGCTGGCCAGAGTGAAGCAGAAGGCGGCGGTGGAGCTGCCACTGAGCAAAGAGGAGGCCAAGAGG GTGGTGAGGGAGGCTGCCTATGTCACCACCTCGAAGGATGTGGGGAAGTGGCAGCAGGTGGTCCTGCAGAACCGGCGTGCGGAGCAGCTGGTGTTCCCCCTGCGGCAGGACATCGCCACCGTCACCCCTCTGGAGAGGGCCACCTCAGCGTGGAAG GCTCGAACTCCACTGGAGCAGGAGATCTTTGGGTTGCTCCACAAGACACAGCAGCCCATCACAGACCCgctgctgacagcagaggaGATGGCCTCGCTGCAGGCCATGAGCTTGGAGGAG GCACGGCGCCGGcgggcagagctgcagaaggcCCGGGCAGTTCAGTCCTATTACGAGGCCAAGGCTCGGCGGGCGAAGCGGATCAAGAGCAAGAA gtACCACCGTGTGCTCAAGAAGAGCCGGAGGCGCCAGGCCCTGAAGGAGTTTGAGCAGTTGCACAAATCGGACCCTGCGGCCGCCTTGGCACGGCTGGAGGAActggagcagctcaggatgCAG GAGCGGATGAGCTTGAAGCACCAGAACAAGGGAAAATGGGCCCGATCCAGAGCCATTATGGCTAAGTATGACCTCGAG GCCCGCAAGGccatgcaggagcagctggccagGAACAAGGAGCTGATGCAGAAGGTGCGGGTGGAGCCGCCCGAGGAGGAGCCATGTGAGGTGCCCGAGGGggacaccacagccctgcctgtgcccaCCGGGGCCAGCGGGGCTAATCCCTGGATGCTGGGCAAGCCCAGTGGCCCAGGCCCGGAGCCTGAGGTACAGGAGGGTCCAAGAGATGACACAGTGCCTGGTGCTGTGGAGAACAAGGATGagatggaggagcaggaggaggaggaactgTCGGAAGAAGAAGCTATGCTGCAAGACTTTGAGCAGAAGCGACGGGAGCGGACAGGGAACCCCAAGGGGCACAGCGAGGAGCATG GTGCTGCTGAggagcccagggacagcccagtCCCCCCAGTCTGTGTCAAggagcccagggacagcccagtccccccagcctgtgctgaggaGCTGGTGAGTGCAGGACCAGAGCCACCCCTTCaggcccaggagcagctcctgctctcgGAGCAGCTGCACCGTGTGCAGACCATGGAGGATATGGAGAATCTGGCCAAGGAAGAGCCTGTGGAAGAGCAGGAGAAGCTGGTAGCCCCAAGAGCAGGGAAGCGAGCGCggcagcaggaggaaggcagagctggggacagacaTAGCAAGAAAACAGCAGCCAAGAGGAAGATGATCAGCCTGGAAGCTGTGCTGGATGGCAAGCCCCAGGAGATGGACTGCCCCATCCTGCCTGTGGtcctggaggaggag GAGGGTGGCATGGAGCAGCATGGGATGATCACAGAGGCCTTTGCTGGGGACGATGTGGTCGCTGACTTCCGCCGGGAGAAGCGCAAGGCGGAGGAGGCGGCGAAGCCGCAGCCGGTGAACCTGGTACTGCCAGGCTGGGGCGAGTGGGGCGGCACGGGGCTGAAACCCAGCGCCAGGAAGGTCAAGAG GTTCCTGATCAAGCCGCCACCGGCGCCTCCGCGGAAGGACCAGCACCTGCCCCACGTCATCCTGAGCGAGAAGCGCAACATCCACGCGGCGGCGCATCAG GTCAGCGAGCTGCCCTTCCCCTTCGAGCGGCACCAGCAGTTTGAGCAGAGCATGCAGACCCCCGTGGGCCCCACGTGGAACACTCAGCGTGCCTTCCAGAAGCTCACAGCCCCACGAGTCATCACCCGCACCGGCCACATCATCCAGCCCATCTCAGCCGAGGACGTCCCTgacacagcccctggcagcgGGGCCAGGCTCAGGGGGGAGGCCATGCCCGGGAGGAAGGCTGAGCCCGGGAGGAAGGCTGTGCCTGGGAGGAAGGCTGTGCCTGGGAggagggctgtgcccagggggaAGGCTGTACCCAGGGGGAAGGCTGTGCCTACGGTGAAGGCTGAGCCCAGGGGGAAGatgcagccccagcacagcagagcaaggTAG